In the Oscillospiraceae bacterium genome, one interval contains:
- the lysA gene encoding diaminopimelate decarboxylase, whose translation MNFVSENLAVNEQGHLTIGGVDVMILKEKYGTPLYVMDEDMIRTHLRTYQDALDTYYNGNGLAQFASKAFCTKYMCKIVAEEGLGLDVVSGGELYTALSANFPADKICFHGNNKTKDELTFAIGHDVGTIVVDNIYELEQIDKIAGELGKVQNVIFRIKPGIDAHTHDFIMTGQIDSKFGFALETGEALSAVEAVKDKKNICYKGIHCHIGSQIFDVKPFREAAKVMMAFIKEIKDKLGLDTEELDLGGGFGIRYVESDDPIAYDLYIKAVSEEVKTCAESFGISVPKILMEPGRSIVAPAGITVYEVGCVKEIPNIRTYVSVDGGMADNPRYIMYGAEYSAVLANKADKEADCTYTVAGKCCESGDILIEKAKLPKVEVGDTLCVLATGAYNYSMASNYNRIPKPAVVMVSGGQDKLVVKRETYEDLIKNDL comes from the coding sequence ATGAACTTTGTTTCAGAAAATTTAGCAGTGAATGAGCAGGGACATCTCACTATTGGTGGGGTGGACGTGATGATACTCAAAGAAAAATATGGTACTCCGCTCTATGTGATGGACGAAGATATGATTCGCACTCATCTTCGCACCTATCAGGATGCCTTAGATACCTATTACAACGGAAACGGACTGGCTCAGTTTGCTTCCAAAGCCTTTTGCACCAAGTATATGTGCAAAATTGTGGCGGAAGAGGGATTGGGGTTGGATGTGGTATCAGGCGGTGAGCTTTATACTGCATTATCTGCCAACTTTCCTGCGGATAAAATCTGTTTCCACGGCAATAATAAAACCAAGGACGAGCTTACCTTTGCTATCGGTCATGATGTTGGCACCATTGTGGTGGATAACATCTATGAATTGGAGCAGATTGATAAAATCGCAGGAGAATTGGGCAAAGTGCAGAATGTGATTTTCAGAATCAAACCCGGCATTGATGCCCACACTCACGATTTTATTATGACAGGTCAGATTGATTCCAAATTCGGCTTTGCATTGGAAACCGGTGAAGCATTGTCTGCAGTGGAAGCGGTGAAGGACAAAAAGAATATCTGTTACAAGGGCATTCATTGCCATATTGGTTCTCAGATTTTTGATGTGAAACCGTTCCGTGAAGCTGCTAAAGTGATGATGGCGTTTATCAAAGAAATTAAAGATAAACTGGGGTTAGATACCGAAGAACTGGATTTAGGCGGCGGATTCGGAATCCGTTATGTGGAATCGGATGACCCCATTGCCTACGATTTATATATCAAAGCAGTTTCTGAGGAAGTGAAGACTTGTGCAGAATCTTTTGGGATTTCCGTTCCCAAAATTTTAATGGAACCCGGTCGTTCCATTGTGGCACCTGCAGGTATCACTGTGTATGAAGTGGGTTGTGTGAAAGAAATCCCGAATATCCGCACCTATGTGTCAGTAGATGGCGGTATGGCAGACAATCCCCGTTATATTATGTATGGCGCAGAATATTCTGCCGTTTTGGCAAACAAGGCAGATAAAGAGGCTGATTGCACCTACACCGTTGCAGGGAAATGTTGCGAATCAGGGGATATTTTAATTGAAAAAGCAAAACTTCCCAAGGTGGAAGTGGGTGACACTCTCTGCGTACTTGCCACAGGAGCATACAATTATTCTATGGCTTCCAACTATAATCGGATTCCAAAGCCTGCTGTGGTGATGGTATCCGGCGGTCAGGATAAACTCGTTGTAAAACGGGAAACTTATGAAGACTTAATTAAAAACGATTTATAA
- the trxA gene encoding thioredoxin, producing MELKNFQEDVLNQEIPVLVDFFATWCGPCKMLAPVLEELNDEYGGRIKIVKIDIDKHIELARQFRVATVPTMMIFENGEAKETVIGYHSKEELVDLLGL from the coding sequence ATGGAATTAAAAAACTTTCAGGAAGATGTGTTAAATCAGGAAATCCCCGTATTGGTGGACTTTTTTGCAACCTGGTGCGGACCTTGCAAAATGTTGGCACCGGTGCTGGAAGAATTAAATGACGAATATGGCGGCAGAATCAAAATTGTAAAAATTGATATTGATAAACATATTGAGCTTGCCCGTCAGTTTCGCGTGGCAACCGTTCCTACGATGATGATTTTTGAAAACGGAGAAGCAAAAGAAACTGTAATCGGTTATCACTCCAAAGAAGAACTGGTAGATTTATTAGGATTATAA
- a CDS encoding 2-oxoacid:ferredoxin oxidoreductase subunit gamma translates to MQKEFIISGFGGQGILFIGKLLAYTGMKNNYQVSWLPSYGPEMRGGTASCNVIISDDAIGSPLVTEATEVIAMNGPSFVKFEKSVAKGGTLYYDSSLVQPTPTRDDINYVGVEATKLATEMGMGKLANMFLVGKVLKESKVFELDVVFEALKGLVPAKKPELYDLNKKAIEAGANL, encoded by the coding sequence ATGCAGAAAGAATTTATTATTTCCGGTTTTGGCGGACAGGGCATTCTGTTTATCGGAAAACTCCTTGCATACACCGGTATGAAAAATAATTACCAGGTATCCTGGCTCCCGTCCTACGGTCCCGAAATGCGTGGCGGTACTGCAAGCTGTAACGTTATCATTTCTGATGATGCCATTGGTTCTCCCTTGGTAACCGAAGCAACTGAAGTGATCGCAATGAACGGCCCCTCTTTTGTGAAGTTTGAAAAGAGCGTAGCAAAAGGCGGCACCTTATACTATGATAGCTCTTTGGTTCAGCCCACTCCCACCCGTGATGACATCAACTATGTGGGCGTGGAAGCAACCAAACTGGCAACCGAAATGGGCATGGGAAAATTAGCAAATATGTTCTTAGTAGGAAAAGTGTTAAAAGAATCCAAAGTGTTTGAATTGGATGTGGTTTTTGAAGCGTTAAAAGGTCTGGTTCCTGCAAAGAAACCCGAACTTTACGACTTAAATAAAAAAGCTATCGAAGCAGGCGCAAACTTATAA
- a CDS encoding 2-oxoglutarate oxidoreductase: protein MSIVFEKPHALSDVGFHYCPGCTHGIVHRLVAEVLDELKLEGEAVGIASVGCSVFSYNYFECDMVQAAHGRAPAVATGVKRAHPDKVVFTYQGDGDLLAIGTAETIHAATRGENITVVFINNCIYGMTGGQMAPTSLVGQVTQTTPYGRKTETQGWPINGCELVSQLEGTALAQRVAVNNVKNIREAKAAIKKAFTYQTEKKGFTFVEVLSTCPTNWGLSPSESLKWMEENMMPQYPLGVYKDKGAKGDE from the coding sequence ATGAGTATTGTATTTGAAAAACCCCATGCACTCTCTGATGTGGGCTTCCATTATTGCCCCGGCTGTACTCACGGTATTGTGCACCGTCTGGTGGCAGAAGTGCTGGATGAATTAAAATTAGAAGGAGAAGCAGTAGGGATTGCATCCGTAGGTTGCTCCGTATTCTCCTATAACTATTTTGAATGTGATATGGTGCAGGCAGCACACGGTAGAGCACCTGCCGTTGCAACCGGTGTAAAAAGAGCACATCCTGACAAAGTGGTATTCACTTACCAGGGCGACGGTGACTTATTGGCAATCGGTACTGCAGAAACCATTCACGCTGCAACCCGTGGCGAAAACATCACCGTGGTATTTATCAACAACTGTATCTACGGTATGACCGGCGGTCAGATGGCTCCCACCTCTTTGGTTGGTCAGGTTACCCAGACCACTCCCTACGGCAGAAAAACCGAAACTCAGGGTTGGCCCATCAACGGTTGTGAACTGGTTTCTCAGCTGGAAGGCACTGCGTTAGCGCAAAGAGTAGCGGTGAACAATGTTAAAAACATCCGTGAAGCAAAAGCGGCAATCAAAAAAGCATTCACCTATCAGACTGAGAAAAAAGGCTTCACTTTTGTGGAAGTGTTATCCACTTGTCCCACCAACTGGGGCTTATCTCCCTCTGAATCCTTAAAATGGATGGAAGAAAATATGATGCCTCAGTATCCCTTAGGCGTTTATAAAGATAAAGGTGCGAAAGGAGACGAATAA